The following proteins come from a genomic window of Mariniflexile sp. TRM1-10:
- a CDS encoding Nif3-like dinuclear metal center hexameric protein has translation MIVQDVINHLEELAPLAYAEDFDNVGLLVGNKNAKVTGVLVTLDTLEAVVDEAINEKCNLIVSFHPIIFKGLKKLTGKSYVERVVMKAIKHDIAIYSIHTALDNTIQGVNDMICNILGLTNKHILIPQNETIKRLTTYVPKNEAEQLRTALFSTGAGAIGNYSNCSFNVEGYGTFKGNENTNPTKGNKGSLHTEAETKISITFPKHLESQIIQTLFKAHSYEEVAYEVTTLENKNQQIGMGMIGELDDSMEELEFLSFLKDKMNTKCIRHSSFLNKKIKKIAVLGGSGSFAIEAAKAAGADAFITADLKYHDFFTAENSILLADVGHYESEQFTKNLLVAYLTKKITNFAIILSKTNTNPVKYF, from the coding sequence ATGATTGTTCAAGACGTCATTAATCATTTAGAAGAATTAGCACCTTTAGCTTACGCCGAAGATTTTGACAACGTAGGGCTTTTAGTTGGCAACAAAAACGCAAAAGTAACAGGTGTTCTGGTTACTTTAGATACACTTGAAGCTGTTGTAGATGAAGCCATCAACGAAAAGTGCAACCTTATTGTAAGCTTCCACCCCATTATTTTTAAAGGCCTAAAAAAATTAACGGGCAAAAGCTATGTAGAACGTGTGGTTATGAAAGCCATAAAGCACGACATTGCCATTTACAGCATACATACCGCTTTAGACAATACCATACAAGGTGTGAACGACATGATTTGCAACATATTAGGACTAACAAACAAACACATCCTTATTCCGCAAAACGAAACCATCAAAAGATTAACCACTTACGTCCCAAAGAATGAAGCAGAACAACTTAGAACGGCTTTATTTAGTACTGGCGCAGGTGCAATTGGCAATTATTCTAACTGTAGTTTTAACGTAGAAGGCTACGGCACTTTTAAAGGCAATGAAAACACCAACCCCACAAAAGGCAACAAAGGCAGTTTACATACAGAAGCTGAAACAAAAATTTCCATCACATTTCCTAAGCATTTAGAATCTCAAATAATTCAAACTTTATTTAAGGCCCATTCCTATGAAGAAGTAGCCTACGAGGTAACCACTTTAGAGAATAAAAATCAGCAAATTGGCATGGGAATGATTGGTGAATTAGATGATTCTATGGAAGAATTAGAGTTTTTATCCTTTTTAAAAGATAAAATGAACACCAAATGCATTAGGCATTCATCATTTTTAAATAAAAAAATAAAAAAAATTGCTGTATTGGGTGGCTCTGGCAGTTTTGCCATAGAAGCCGCTAAAGCCGCTGGTGCTGACGCTTTTATAACTGCCGACCTAAAATATCACGACTTTTTTACTGCCGAAAACAGCATTCTTTTAGCCGATGTTGGACATTATGAAAGTGAGCAATTCACAAAAAATCTTTTAGTAGCATATCTTACAAAAAAAATTACTAATTTTGCAATCATTTTATCAAAGACAAATACAAATCCTGTTAAGTATTTTTAA
- the msrA gene encoding peptide-methionine (S)-S-oxide reductase MsrA, protein MKNIILAVCTVILFSCQNNAQANKNQKAIVNATPIEVPIKNEKAKAYFASGCFWCVEAIYESVKGVNEVISGYSGGHTKNPTYETSNTGKTGHAEAVEVIYDPKIVSFETLVDIYFGSQDPTQVNGQGNDRGSQYRSIIFYQNEEQKQIILKKKDALAKKLDTTIAAEVYPFQKFWVAEAYHQNYERLHPNNSYIQNVSVPRLNKFKAKFPQLIKDTH, encoded by the coding sequence ATGAAAAATATAATTCTAGCGGTATGTACTGTAATATTGTTTAGCTGCCAAAACAACGCACAAGCAAACAAAAACCAAAAAGCTATTGTTAATGCAACCCCAATAGAAGTACCTATAAAGAACGAAAAAGCCAAAGCTTATTTTGCTAGTGGTTGTTTTTGGTGTGTTGAAGCGATTTATGAAAGCGTAAAAGGTGTAAACGAAGTAATCAGTGGTTATTCTGGTGGCCACACTAAAAACCCGACTTATGAGACTAGCAATACGGGTAAAACAGGACATGCTGAAGCCGTTGAAGTTATCTATGACCCAAAAATTGTAAGTTTTGAAACCTTAGTTGATATTTATTTTGGCTCACAAGACCCAACACAAGTAAACGGACAAGGTAACGACCGTGGTTCACAATACCGTTCTATCATTTTTTATCAAAATGAGGAGCAAAAACAAATCATTCTTAAAAAGAAAGACGCACTTGCTAAAAAATTAGATACCACCATTGCTGCCGAAGTATATCCGTTTCAAAAATTTTGGGTAGCCGAAGCGTACCATCAAAACTACGAGCGTCTTCATCCAAATAATAGCTATATTCAAAATGTTTCTGTTCCACGATTAAACAAATTCAAAGCTAAATTTCCTCAACTAATAAAAGATACACATTAA
- the kynU gene encoding kynureninase: MSNYKLGLDFALEQDQKDVLSSYRNQFHIPKDKDGSDCIYMTGNSLGLQPKQTKAYINRELEDWANLGVEGHFKAKNPWLHYHESLGEHMAKIVGAKPIEVVVMNTLTANLHFMMVSFYQPTKTRYKILIEADAFPSDKYAVESQLRHHGFNDKEGLVLWKACQDSELANYDDLEAILETQGNEIALILIGAVNYYTGQYFDLKYITQLGHKHGCMVGFDCAHGAGNVALNLHESGADFAAWCTYKYLNAGPGSIAGCFVHERHAHNKNLNRFTGWWSHNKETRFKMRDAFDQLPGAEGWQLSNPPILSMAAIKASLEIFNQVGIEKLTQKSKKLTGYFEFLLKQLGEDTIRIITPNNPEERGCQLSIAVKNANKSLHNKLTEVGAISDWREPNVIRCAPVPLYNSFQDVYHLVERLKIILNNQ; the protein is encoded by the coding sequence TTGTCAAACTATAAATTAGGACTCGATTTTGCTTTAGAACAAGATCAAAAAGACGTGTTATCTTCGTATAGAAATCAATTTCACATACCAAAAGACAAAGATGGAAGTGATTGTATTTACATGACCGGAAATTCGCTTGGACTACAACCCAAACAAACGAAAGCTTATATAAACCGAGAACTTGAAGATTGGGCAAATTTGGGAGTGGAAGGCCATTTTAAAGCTAAAAACCCATGGTTACACTATCACGAATCTTTAGGTGAACACATGGCAAAAATAGTTGGCGCAAAACCCATTGAAGTGGTAGTTATGAATACTTTAACGGCAAACCTTCATTTTATGATGGTGTCTTTTTACCAACCCACTAAAACACGTTATAAAATTTTAATTGAAGCCGATGCTTTCCCTTCAGATAAATATGCGGTAGAATCGCAATTGCGGCATCATGGTTTTAATGACAAAGAAGGATTGGTTCTTTGGAAAGCGTGCCAAGATAGCGAATTAGCCAATTATGACGATTTAGAAGCGATTTTAGAAACTCAAGGCAACGAGATTGCACTCATTTTAATTGGCGCTGTAAATTATTATACAGGGCAGTATTTTGATTTGAAATACATAACACAACTTGGTCACAAACACGGATGCATGGTTGGGTTTGATTGTGCCCATGGCGCGGGCAATGTAGCACTCAATTTACACGAATCGGGTGCCGATTTTGCAGCTTGGTGTACCTATAAATATTTAAACGCTGGCCCAGGAAGCATTGCAGGTTGTTTTGTGCACGAACGGCATGCACATAACAAAAACCTCAACCGGTTTACAGGTTGGTGGAGCCACAATAAAGAAACCCGTTTTAAAATGCGCGATGCGTTCGACCAATTACCCGGTGCCGAAGGATGGCAACTCAGTAACCCACCAATTTTATCAATGGCAGCTATAAAAGCGTCTTTAGAAATTTTTAATCAAGTTGGTATTGAAAAACTGACTCAAAAATCTAAAAAACTTACGGGCTATTTTGAGTTTTTGTTAAAGCAGTTGGGAGAGGATACCATTCGAATTATTACACCAAACAACCCTGAAGAACGTGGTTGTCAACTTTCAATAGCCGTAAAAAATGCCAATAAATCATTGCATAACAAATTAACCGAAGTAGGCGCTATTTCCGATTGGCGCGAACCCAATGTGATTCGTTGTGCACCTGTTCCATTGTACAATTCGTTTCAAGACGTGTATCATTTAGTGGAACGTTTAAAGATAATATTAAATAACCAATAA
- the gap gene encoding type I glyceraldehyde-3-phosphate dehydrogenase has translation MINIAINGFGRIGRRVFRLLQEYKDIQVVAINDLADARTLSHLLKYDSVHGGFNGVVSHDQTHIIVNNKKVVLLNHNHPKDINWKPFNVDFVIEATGKFKTKSDLQNHINNGAESVILSVPPIEDAIKTIVMGVNDESIDGTETIISNASCTTNNAAPMIDVINKLCGINQAYITTVHSYTTDQSLHDQPHRDLRRSRAASQSIVPTTTGAAKALTKIFPELSDVIGGCGIRVPVINGSLTDITFNVKKNVSIETINKAFKEAAENQYKGIIEYTEDPIVSIDIVGNTHSCIFDSDMTSVIGNMVKIIGWYDNETGYSKRIIDLMCNLSKKKNALSIK, from the coding sequence ATGATTAATATAGCTATCAATGGATTTGGTAGAATAGGTAGGCGTGTTTTTAGACTACTTCAAGAGTATAAAGACATTCAAGTTGTCGCCATAAATGATTTAGCCGATGCTAGAACATTAAGCCATTTACTTAAGTACGATAGTGTTCATGGAGGTTTTAACGGTGTTGTTTCTCATGACCAAACCCATATTATTGTTAATAATAAAAAAGTGGTACTGTTAAATCACAATCATCCCAAAGACATTAATTGGAAACCTTTTAATGTCGATTTTGTTATTGAAGCCACCGGAAAGTTCAAAACAAAGTCCGATTTACAAAACCACATAAATAACGGTGCTGAAAGTGTTATTTTAAGTGTGCCGCCAATTGAAGACGCTATTAAAACTATTGTAATGGGCGTAAACGATGAAAGTATTGATGGTACAGAAACCATTATTTCCAACGCTTCGTGTACCACTAACAATGCAGCGCCAATGATTGATGTTATAAATAAGCTTTGTGGCATCAACCAAGCATACATTACCACAGTTCATTCCTATACCACAGACCAAAGTTTACACGACCAGCCTCATAGAGATTTACGTAGGTCTCGTGCCGCAAGTCAATCCATAGTACCTACTACTACCGGAGCAGCAAAAGCCTTAACAAAAATATTCCCTGAACTATCTGATGTTATTGGAGGTTGTGGCATTAGAGTGCCTGTTATAAACGGTTCTTTAACCGATATCACTTTTAATGTAAAAAAGAACGTATCTATAGAAACCATTAATAAGGCATTTAAAGAAGCAGCTGAAAATCAATATAAGGGTATTATAGAATACACAGAAGATCCTATCGTTTCTATTGACATTGTTGGTAATACACATTCCTGTATTTTCGACTCCGATATGACGTCGGTTATAGGAAATATGGTAAAAATAATAGGTTGGTACGATAACGAAACTGGCTATTCTAAAAGAATAATTGACTTAATGTGTAATTTATCGAAGAAAAAGAATGCTTTATCGATAAAATAA
- a CDS encoding ATP-binding protein — protein MFHIKNYIYIALMLLSMTVSSQKNISDDPELLQNSINYHISQSKTELDDFNYFKAQQNLDEALILAKQSDNKKSIGIIYAIKGRLQLSIDESDKAIKSLTKAIEVQRLINDNTNLGNSYKIFGDVYVAKKDYNQALDYYRSAKSKFEEEALNAELADVLLCEGKAYFKLKNYKKARDIIEQSLALAKKDDLLKTQSEALISHSLVHNKLNNNEKALTYALEGVKLAANNNFTSILNNGYLALSEIYNDIQDYKSSRDYLSAYVNLSDSLTNLKRTNSSKDQETQYLLNDALEKNNEMFQKLEKAEDDNSLSTLISILSVALITILSLLTLSLYKNNNIRLKTNNMLHKKNGELIIAKEKAELASKTKANFLSTVTHELRTPLYAVTGLSNMLLEENPKPEQVQHLKSLKFSGDYLLTFINDILQINKIEANKVDVEPEPFNLKKKINNIILALNNSAQDNNVNIHFEYDKNLPENFIADQLKISQILINLIGNSIKFTKDGDIWIRIYKIGEKGKTYTLRFEVEDNGIGISQEKQDNMFESFSQGSIQINRKYGGTGLGLSIVKGLIDILKGKIYVKSELEKGTTFYFEIPLEYTSIEEAKETKAKYFSGNTSDLDLTNVKILVVEDNKINQMITKKILTKMSLKCDIVDNGEDAVDMIKTNKYDIVLMDIHMPGISGIEATKIVRSFDKEQIIFALTAVTIEDKMHEFEEAGFTDIIPKPFKQEEFEKKLYNALASKSNSSTTT, from the coding sequence ATGTTCCATATTAAAAACTACATTTATATTGCATTAATGCTTTTAAGCATGACGGTTTCATCGCAAAAAAATATAAGTGATGATCCCGAGTTGCTCCAAAACAGCATTAACTACCACATTTCGCAATCTAAAACCGAGTTGGATGATTTCAACTACTTTAAAGCACAACAAAATCTTGATGAGGCTTTAATCTTAGCCAAACAGTCTGACAACAAAAAAAGTATTGGTATTATTTACGCCATTAAAGGCAGGCTTCAACTGAGTATAGATGAAAGTGATAAGGCTATAAAATCGCTTACAAAAGCCATCGAAGTTCAACGTCTTATAAACGACAACACAAACCTAGGGAATTCTTATAAAATATTTGGCGATGTTTATGTTGCAAAAAAAGATTACAACCAAGCTTTAGATTACTACCGATCTGCAAAGTCAAAGTTTGAAGAAGAAGCATTAAACGCAGAACTAGCAGATGTTCTTTTATGTGAAGGTAAAGCATATTTCAAGTTAAAAAACTATAAAAAAGCCAGAGATATTATAGAACAATCTTTAGCATTAGCCAAAAAAGACGATTTATTAAAAACACAAAGTGAAGCTTTAATTTCCCATAGTTTAGTTCATAACAAGTTAAACAACAACGAAAAGGCATTAACCTATGCTCTTGAAGGTGTTAAACTTGCAGCCAATAATAATTTTACAAGCATTCTTAATAATGGCTATTTGGCTTTAAGCGAGATTTATAATGACATACAGGATTATAAATCGTCAAGAGATTATTTAAGTGCCTATGTTAATCTTTCAGATTCCTTAACTAATTTAAAACGCACAAATTCTTCAAAAGATCAAGAAACACAATATCTTTTAAATGATGCTCTAGAGAAAAACAACGAAATGTTTCAAAAATTAGAGAAAGCGGAAGACGATAATAGTTTAAGCACCCTCATTTCAATTTTAAGTGTTGCCTTAATTACCATCTTATCTTTATTAACGCTGTCGCTTTACAAGAACAACAACATCAGGCTAAAAACAAATAATATGCTTCATAAAAAAAATGGAGAGCTTATTATTGCCAAAGAAAAAGCAGAATTAGCATCAAAAACCAAAGCAAACTTTCTATCTACTGTAACGCATGAGTTAAGAACACCGCTATATGCCGTAACTGGATTAAGCAATATGTTACTAGAAGAAAACCCCAAACCAGAACAAGTTCAGCATTTAAAATCGCTAAAATTTTCGGGTGATTACTTACTGACCTTTATTAACGATATTCTTCAGATTAATAAAATTGAAGCCAATAAGGTAGACGTTGAGCCGGAACCGTTCAATCTAAAAAAGAAAATAAACAATATCATTTTAGCCTTAAATAATTCGGCACAAGATAATAACGTTAATATTCATTTTGAATATGACAAAAATTTACCGGAAAACTTTATAGCCGACCAACTAAAAATATCTCAAATACTTATCAATTTAATAGGAAACTCCATCAAGTTTACCAAAGACGGTGATATCTGGATTAGAATTTACAAAATTGGCGAGAAAGGCAAAACTTACACCTTACGTTTTGAAGTTGAAGATAATGGTATTGGTATAAGCCAAGAAAAACAAGACAATATGTTTGAAAGTTTTTCTCAAGGCTCTATTCAAATCAACAGAAAATATGGAGGTACAGGCTTAGGACTTTCCATAGTAAAAGGCTTAATAGATATTTTGAAAGGAAAAATATATGTAAAAAGTGAGCTTGAAAAAGGCACAACATTCTATTTTGAAATCCCTTTAGAATACACCTCTATTGAAGAAGCCAAAGAAACCAAAGCAAAATATTTTAGTGGTAATACCAGTGATTTAGATTTAACAAATGTTAAGATCCTGGTGGTTGAAGATAACAAAATCAACCAAATGATTACCAAAAAGATTTTAACCAAGATGTCTCTTAAATGCGATATTGTAGATAATGGTGAAGATGCCGTTGATATGATTAAAACCAATAAATACGATATTGTGTTAATGGATATACACATGCCTGGTATTAGCGGTATTGAAGCTACAAAAATTGTGCGATCGTTCGACAAAGAACAAATCATTTTTGCCTTAACCGCTGTTACCATTGAAGATAAAATGCACGAATTTGAAGAAGCTGGTTTTACAGATATTATTCCAAAACCATTTAAACAAGAAGAGTTTGAGAAAAAACTTTACAATGCATTGGCTTCAAAAAGCAACAGTTCTACAACAACTTAA
- a CDS encoding (4Fe-4S)-binding protein, with protein sequence MSKIKEYTNGEVTIVWDAEKCIHSAICAKGLPEVFQPRERPWIKIDAAKTEALIKQVKACPSGALGFYMNNETDKSAEVLETKVEVLENGPLLVYGTLHVTHKDGRKEIKNKTTAFCRCGASNNKPFCDGAHTTGNFIG encoded by the coding sequence ATGAGCAAGATAAAAGAATATACAAACGGCGAAGTAACCATCGTTTGGGATGCTGAAAAATGCATCCATTCGGCTATTTGTGCCAAAGGATTGCCGGAGGTCTTTCAACCCAGAGAGCGTCCTTGGATAAAAATTGATGCAGCTAAAACAGAGGCTTTAATAAAACAAGTAAAAGCATGTCCTTCAGGAGCTTTGGGTTTTTATATGAACAATGAAACAGATAAAAGTGCTGAGGTTTTGGAAACTAAGGTTGAAGTGTTGGAAAATGGTCCACTTTTAGTTTACGGAACGCTTCATGTAACCCATAAAGATGGTAGAAAAGAAATTAAAAATAAAACAACGGCATTTTGCAGATGTGGTGCTTCAAATAATAAACCTTTTTGTGATGGAGCACATACCACAGGAAATTTTATTGGATAA
- the lipA gene encoding lipoyl synthase — protein MDSETVSNILPEERQAKPKWLRVKLPTGKKYTELRGLVDKYKLNTICTSGSCPNMGECWGEGTATFMILGNVCTRSCGFCGVKTGRPETVDWDEPEKVARSIKIMNIKHAVLTSVDRDDLKDMGSIMWSETVKAVRRMNPETTLETLIPDFQGIEQHIDRIIDVAPEVVSHNIETVRRLTREVRIQAQYDRSMGVLKYLKQQGQRRTKSGIMLGLGETREEVIQTLHDLKANDVDVVTIGQYLQPSKKHLPVKQFINPDQFKEYEEIGLELGFRHVESSALVRSSYKAQKHIN, from the coding sequence ATGGATTCAGAAACCGTTTCAAATATTTTACCGGAAGAACGTCAAGCTAAACCCAAATGGTTACGTGTAAAGCTTCCAACAGGAAAAAAATACACCGAACTAAGGGGATTAGTAGATAAATACAAACTAAACACCATTTGCACCTCCGGTAGTTGCCCAAATATGGGTGAATGTTGGGGCGAAGGTACCGCAACCTTTATGATTTTAGGAAACGTTTGTACCCGTTCTTGTGGCTTTTGTGGTGTAAAAACTGGCAGACCAGAAACTGTAGATTGGGATGAACCCGAAAAAGTAGCGCGTTCTATAAAAATCATGAATATCAAACACGCCGTTTTAACTAGTGTTGATAGAGACGATTTAAAAGACATGGGAAGTATTATGTGGTCTGAAACTGTGAAAGCCGTAAGAAGAATGAATCCCGAAACCACTTTAGAAACACTTATCCCTGATTTTCAAGGCATTGAACAACATATTGATAGAATTATTGATGTCGCTCCAGAAGTGGTATCCCACAATATAGAAACCGTTAGGCGCCTAACCCGTGAAGTACGTATTCAAGCGCAATATGATAGAAGTATGGGGGTTTTAAAATATCTAAAGCAACAAGGGCAACGACGCACAAAATCGGGCATTATGCTTGGTTTGGGTGAAACCCGCGAAGAAGTTATCCAAACGCTTCACGATTTAAAAGCGAATGATGTAGATGTGGTTACTATTGGACAATACCTGCAACCAAGTAAAAAACATTTGCCTGTAAAACAATTTATCAATCCAGATCAATTTAAAGAATACGAAGAAATTGGTTTAGAATTAGGCTTTCGCCATGTAGAAAGTAGTGCGCTAGTGCGTTCTTCTTATAAAGCTCAAAAACACATTAATTAG
- the lpxK gene encoding tetraacyldisaccharide 4'-kinase, translating to MKLIRNISFPFVPVYYAITSLRNRLYDLGIKKSISYSFPVICVGNLSVGGTGKTPMIEYLIDLLKDDCKVATLSRGYKRRTKGFQLANEFSTAESIGDEPFQFYNKFKNDILVAVDADRAHGIKQLKQLDNAPKVILLDDAFQHRKVKAGLNILLTTYSNPYFSDYVLPTGNLREPRSGAKRADIIVVTKCPDNFSSEAQSDFLKKIAPEVYQQVFFSSINYSNDIISSASKKSLDVVTNFTLVTGIANANPLVEFLNKKGLQFEHLNFKDHYEFTQQDILALEKKELILTTEKDFMRLKQHETLKDKLFYLPITVTISNAPILNKLIKDFATC from the coding sequence ATGAAATTAATTAGAAATATATCGTTTCCTTTTGTGCCTGTATATTATGCGATAACCAGTTTAAGAAATAGGTTGTATGATTTGGGCATAAAAAAATCGATTTCATATAGTTTTCCTGTGATATGTGTTGGGAATTTAAGCGTTGGTGGAACGGGAAAAACACCCATGATTGAATATTTAATTGATTTGTTGAAGGATGATTGTAAAGTTGCTACGTTAAGCAGAGGTTATAAACGAAGGACAAAAGGGTTTCAATTAGCAAATGAATTTTCTACTGCAGAATCTATTGGAGACGAGCCATTTCAATTTTATAATAAGTTCAAAAATGATATTCTTGTGGCTGTTGATGCCGATAGAGCTCATGGTATTAAACAATTAAAACAACTTGATAATGCACCAAAGGTTATTTTATTAGATGATGCCTTTCAACATAGAAAAGTAAAAGCGGGGTTGAATATTTTGCTTACTACTTATAGCAATCCGTATTTTTCTGATTATGTTTTGCCAACAGGTAATTTACGGGAGCCTCGAAGTGGTGCAAAGCGAGCAGACATTATTGTGGTTACCAAATGCCCTGATAATTTTAGCAGCGAAGCACAAAGTGATTTTTTAAAGAAGATAGCTCCAGAAGTGTATCAGCAAGTTTTTTTTAGTTCAATAAACTATTCAAACGATATTATTTCATCAGCAAGCAAAAAAAGTTTGGATGTTGTAACTAATTTTACTTTGGTAACTGGTATAGCGAATGCAAATCCGCTGGTCGAATTTTTAAATAAAAAAGGGTTGCAATTCGAGCATTTAAACTTTAAAGACCACTATGAGTTTACGCAACAGGATATTTTAGCTTTAGAGAAAAAAGAGCTTATTTTAACTACCGAAAAGGACTTTATGCGATTAAAACAACATGAAACTTTAAAAGACAAATTGTTTTATTTGCCCATTACTGTTACAATAAGCAACGCGCCTATTTTAAATAAGCTTATAAAAGATTTTGCTACTTGTTAA
- a CDS encoding Nramp family divalent metal transporter: MITKLKNLGPGLLFAGAAIGVSHLVQSTRAGADFGLGLLWALLLVNVCKYPFFQFGPRYATATGESLLDGYNKLGKSVLVIYYILNLATMFTIQTAVTIVTAGLASSLFGDFEAFSIGNKTINSIEIWTVIILFICLIILTLGKYKLLDRLMKVIIITLTISTILAVSIALLNNNAPLSFQQILPTNTIEIGFLIAFMGWMPAPLDVSVWQSIWAIEKNEETKQYSPKSALFDFNIGYLGTILIGIGFLLLGTLVMYHSGETFSNSASIFSGQLINMYTRSLGNWAYVIIGIAAFTTMFSTTLTTLDASPRAMAKTTTLLFEKSSKFNYTFWIALLSIGTVFVFLFFASEMGLLIKIATILSFITAPFYAIINYILISSKHTPKEWHPSKKLHLLSLLGIAFLIGFSVWYLISL; the protein is encoded by the coding sequence CACGTGCTGGTGCCGATTTTGGCTTAGGTCTATTATGGGCATTACTTTTAGTGAACGTATGTAAATACCCGTTTTTTCAATTTGGCCCGCGTTACGCAACTGCAACTGGTGAAAGCTTATTAGATGGGTATAATAAATTAGGAAAAAGTGTTTTGGTAATTTATTACATTCTTAATTTAGCCACCATGTTTACCATACAAACTGCAGTAACCATTGTAACAGCCGGTTTAGCCTCTAGTCTTTTTGGTGATTTTGAAGCTTTTTCTATTGGAAACAAAACAATAAACAGCATTGAAATATGGACCGTTATCATACTTTTTATTTGTTTAATTATTTTAACGCTTGGTAAGTACAAACTTTTAGACAGGTTAATGAAAGTCATCATCATTACTTTAACCATTAGTACTATTTTAGCGGTAAGCATCGCATTATTAAATAACAACGCCCCCCTTTCTTTTCAACAGATATTGCCCACAAACACCATAGAAATAGGGTTTCTTATAGCTTTTATGGGGTGGATGCCCGCACCTCTGGATGTTTCGGTATGGCAATCGATTTGGGCTATTGAAAAAAATGAGGAAACCAAACAATATTCACCTAAATCGGCTTTATTTGATTTTAATATTGGTTATTTAGGCACCATACTTATAGGCATTGGATTTCTACTTTTAGGAACCTTAGTCATGTACCACAGCGGAGAAACCTTTAGCAATTCAGCAAGTATATTTTCTGGTCAGCTAATAAACATGTATACACGAAGTCTTGGTAATTGGGCATATGTAATCATTGGTATAGCTGCTTTTACAACCATGTTTAGCACTACTTTAACAACTTTGGATGCGTCGCCAAGAGCCATGGCAAAAACAACCACCTTGCTATTTGAAAAATCCTCAAAGTTTAATTACACATTTTGGATTGCTTTATTATCCATAGGAACGGTATTCGTTTTTCTGTTTTTCGCTTCCGAAATGGGTTTATTAATTAAGATAGCAACCATTTTATCGTTCATTACCGCGCCCTTTTATGCCATCATAAATTATATCTTGATTTCCAGCAAACACACACCAAAAGAATGGCATCCATCAAAAAAACTACACCTATTAAGTTTATTGGGTATTGCTTTTTTAATAGGATTTAGTGTATGGTATCTCATATCTTTATAA
- a CDS encoding zinc ribbon domain-containing protein, whose product MAKTKELTVEERLRALYDLQLIDSRIDEIRNVRGELPLEVRDLEDEVAGLTTRLEKLVSSLEVVDNDIVSKKNQIEESKSLIKKYSEQQKNVRNNREFNSLTKEVEFQELEIELAEKHIKEFKAQIEQKKVVISETKDRLKERENHLKHKKGELDAILAETEKEEQALIGKSKEYQEQIEERLVAAYNRIRKNVKNGLAVVPIERGASGGSFFTIPPQIQVEIAARKKVITDEHSGRILVDAQLAEEQKEKMEKLFAKLS is encoded by the coding sequence ATGGCCAAAACTAAAGAATTAACTGTTGAAGAGCGTTTAAGAGCGTTATACGATTTACAACTTATCGATTCTCGTATAGACGAAATAAGAAATGTTCGTGGAGAACTTCCATTAGAAGTACGCGATTTAGAAGATGAAGTTGCTGGACTAACCACTAGATTAGAAAAATTAGTTTCAAGTTTAGAAGTAGTAGATAATGATATCGTTTCTAAAAAGAATCAAATTGAAGAGTCTAAATCTTTGATTAAAAAATATAGCGAGCAACAAAAAAATGTTAGAAATAACAGAGAATTTAATTCTTTAACAAAGGAAGTTGAATTTCAAGAATTGGAAATTGAATTAGCCGAAAAACACATTAAAGAATTTAAAGCCCAAATAGAGCAGAAAAAAGTTGTTATTTCTGAAACTAAAGATCGTTTAAAAGAGCGTGAAAATCACTTAAAGCACAAAAAAGGTGAATTAGACGCTATTTTAGCAGAAACTGAAAAAGAAGAACAGGCTTTAATTGGAAAATCTAAAGAATACCAAGAGCAAATTGAAGAGCGTTTGGTTGCTGCTTACAACAGAATTCGTAAAAATGTAAAAAATGGCTTAGCAGTTGTACCTATTGAAAGAGGTGCTTCTGGAGGATCTTTCTTTACTATTCCACCGCAAATCCAAGTTGAAATTGCAGCTCGTAAAAAAGTTATTACCGATGAGCATAGTGGTCGTATTTTAGTAGATGCGCAATTAGCTGAGGAACAAAAAGAAAAAATGGAAAAATTATTTGCTAAATTAAGCTAA